GGCAGCAATATCGAGCAGCAAGGCACGGGCGCCTCGGCCAACCTGCGCCGCCTGACCTCGGCCCCGCGCAACTACCATACGTTTGCGATCGAGCCGCGTTACTCGCAGCTGTTCCGCGGCGAGAACATGAGCCATGAGGTCAGCGTCGGCTACCGCTTCCTGCGCGAAGCCAGCGACGAGAAGGCCTCGCGCACGGTGTTCTACACCCCGGGCACCATCGATCCGACCACGCTGCCGTCGCCGGTGTACCAGTCGCGCACGGGCGGCACCACCGCCAACGCGGTCTATATCGACGACACCATCAACGTCGGCAGCTGGACCATCACGCCGGGCCTGCGCTACGAGTTCATCCGTTCGTACGTGTCCGACAACTTCACCGGCGCGCGCAACGATGTCTCGTCCAACGAGCCGCTGCCGTCGCTGGCGGTGATGTACCACGTCAGCGACCAGTGGAAGCTGTTCGCCAACGCCGGCGTCTCGTTCGGCCCGCTGCAGTACTTCCAGATTGCGCAGACCACCAACGGCCTGACCCCCGAGAAGGCGAAGACCTACGAAATCGGCACGCACTTCAACAGCAACGGCTGGGGCGGCGAGCTGACGCTGTTCAATATCGACTTCGACGACGAGCTGCAGCTGCGCGGCGGCACCGGCGGCGCGCCGGATGCGTGGACCAACCTCGGCGCGACCACCCACCGCGGCGTGGAATCGTCGCTGCGCTATGACTTCGGCGCGCTCGACAAGTCGCTGGCCGGCCTGTCGGCATACGCGACCTACACCTTCACCGAAGCGACCTACAACCAGGGCAACTTCGCCGGGCGCGACCTGCCGTTCTATTCGCGCCATGTGGCCACGGTGGGCATGCGCTATGCGCGCAACCGCTGGGCCTTCAATATCGACGGCTATGCGCAGTCCAAGCAGCATTCTCCGGGCGACCCGAGCACGTCGACCACGTACCAGACCGCGGAGAGCGCCAATGGCGCGCTGGGCGATATCCCGGGCTATGCGCTCTTGAACATGCGCCTGGGCTACGACTTCGGCAAGTCGGCGCAGAACCTGAAGGTGGCGGTGGGCGTGAAGAACCTGTTCGACAAGCGCTATTTCACGCGCTCCACCGACAACAATGCGGGCAAGTATGTGGGCATGCCGCGGACGTTCTATATCCAGGCGTCGCTGGCGTATTAAGCAGGCGCAAACACCCGAATGCAAAACGGCTCGCCTTGGCGAGCCGTTTTGCATTGTCAGCGCCGGGATCGTCACACGATCTCGCGCGTCTCCAGGAACTGCAGCTCCGGGAACCGTTCCTGCGTCAGCCGCAGGTTCACCATGCTCGGCGCCAGGTACACATGGTCGCCGGCACCGTCCAGCGCCACGTTGTGCCCGGCCTTGGCGATCAGCTTCTCGATCTCCGCGGGCGAACCTTTGAGCCAGCGCGCCGTCGCGCATTCATGCGATTCGAAAATGGCATCGACACCGTACTCGTGCTCGAGCCGGTGCGCCACCACGTCGAACTGCAGGATGCCGACCGCGCCCAGCACCAGGTCGTTGGAGACGAGCGGACGGAACATCTGCGTGGCGCCCTCTTCCGCCAGCTGCTGCAGGCCCTTCTGCAGCTGCTTGACCTTGAGCGGGTTGTTCAGGCGCGCGCGGCGGAAGAATTCCGGCGCGAACGACGGGATGCCGGTGAACTTGAGCGGCTCGCCTTCGGTGAAGACATCGCCCAGGCGGATGGTGCCGTGGTTGGGCACGCCGATGATGTCGCCGGCGTAGGCCTCTTCCGTCGTGTTGCGGTCCTGCGCCATGAAGGTGATGGCGTTGTTGATCGCCACGGTCTTGCCGGCGGACACGTGCAGCAGCTTCATGCCGCGCTCGAAGCGGCCCGAGCAGACGCGCACGAAGGCGATGCGGTCGCGGTGGCGCGGGTCCATGTTGGCCTGGATCTTGAAGACGAAGCCGGTGAACTTGCCTTCGTTCGGCTCGACCACGCGCGTGTCGGTGTTGCGCGCCAGCGGCGGCGGCGACAGCTCGCACAGCGCGTCCAGCAGCGACTGCACGCCGAAGTTGTTGATGGCCGAGCCGAAGTAGACCGGGGTCTGCTTGCCGGCGCGGAACGCTTCCTTGTCGAAGGTGTGCGACGCGCCGCGCACCAGCTCGATCTCGACGCGCAGCTCATCCGCCTGGCTGCCCAGGATGCGGTCCAGTTCCGGGTTGTCCAGGCCGTCCAGGATCGCCGCGGTGCCCTTCTCGCCCTTCGGGTCGAACAGCTGCACCTTGTCGTCGATCAGGTGGTACACGCCGCGGAACTGCTTGCCCATGCCGATCGGCCAGGTCATCGGCGCACACTGGATCTGCAGCACGTCTTCGATTTCATCGAGCAGCTCGATCGGCGAGCGGCCCTCGCGGTCGAGCTTGTTGATGAAGGTGAGGATAGGCGTGTCGCGCAGGCGGCAGACGTTGAGCAGCTTGATGGTCTGCGCTTCCACGCCGTTGACCGAGTCGATCACCATCACCGCCGAGTCGACCGCGGTCAGCGTGCGGTAGGTGTCTTCCGAGAAGTCCTCGTGGCCCGGCGTGTCGAGCAGGTTGACGATGTTCTCCTGCGCGTTGCCGTCCGCGCTGTTGTTGGCGTCCCCGCGGCCATACGGGAACTGCATCACCGACGAGGTCACCGAGATGCCGCGCTGCTTTTCCAGTTCCATCCAGTCGGAGGTGGCATGGCGGTCGGCCTTGCGCGCGCGTACTTCACCGGCAACCTGGATCGCGCCGCCGAACCACAGCAGCTTTTCGGTCAGGGTCGTCTTGCCCGCGTCGGGGTGGGAGATGATGGCAAAGGTGCGTCGACGCGCAATTTCGGATACGAGCGAGCTCACGGAATCTGGCTGGGAATAGGTAGAGGGAACAGAGGTGCGGCATGAGCCGGCACCCGGACCGGCGCCGCCGCAGGCGGCACTACGCCGGGCCATGCGGGACTTACGGAAGGAATGGGGCGCTATTTTACCGGTTCGCGGGCCAGGCCGGGGGTTTGCCTTCGCCCTTGCCATCCCCCTCCCCGCCCATGCCCGGCACGCCGCGCAGGCTGCCGAACTGCAGCGCGTACTGGCGCGTCAGCTCGGCACCGAAGAAGAAAATCTGCGCCGAGTAGTAGATCCACAGCATCAGCGCCACCACCGAACCCGCCGCGCCGTATGAGGAGGCCACGGCACTATTCCCCAGATAGAGGCCGATCAGCCGCTTGCCCACCGAGAACAGCAGTGCGGTAATGATGGCGCCCATGGTCACGTCGCGCCAGGCGATGCGCGCGTTGGGCAGCATCTTGAAGATCACGGCGAACAGCGCGGTCACGACCGCAAAGGAAAACGCCGTCGAGATCACGTCGGCCACCGGGGCGAACCAGGATTGCGTCCACAGCTGGCCCCAGATGCGCTCGACCACCGCCAGCGCGGCGTTGACGATCAGCGACACCAGCAGCATGAACGCCAGCACCAGCACCAGGCTGAACGACAGCAACCGCGCGCGCAGCAGCGTCTGCCAGCCGGCGGTCTTGGGCACCGGCACATGCCAGATGTCGTCGAGGCTGCTCTTGAGCTCGGCAAAGGCGCTGGTGGCACCGACAAACAGGATGCCCATGGCGATCAGCGCGGCCATGCCGCTGCCGCCGGCGCGGTGCGTGGCGGCCAGGATCTGCTGGATCGCGGTGGCGCCCTGTTCGCCGACCAGTCCTTCGATCTGCGTGAAGATCTCGCCGCGCGCCGCCTCGGCGCCGAAGAACAGCCCGGCGATCGAGATCACCAGCACCAGGATCGGCGCCAGCGAGAACAGCATGTAGAAGGACAGCGCCGCACCCTTGCTGGCGGCGCGGTGGTCGAACCAGGAGGCGACCGCCGCGGTGACCACGCGCAGCGTGCGCGCGCCGGTGTGGCGGTCCGGCAGCCAGTGAGGGCGGCGGGATCGCGGCTGCGGGGGAGCGCTGCGCGGGGACGATGCTGGTCGGTGTTCGGTGTTGTCGTTCACGGCCTTGGGTTTGCCCGGTTGGGGGCCCTGGTACGCAGGGATAGGGTAACCGGAACGCCTGGCGCGAGCGGCCGCGGGACGCTCCGGCAGCGAGGGGGCTTGCGTTCATCATACTGCGCATCGCGCGGCTTGCCCAAGCGGCACCCCTGAGGCGACCTGCTACAGTAAGACCAGGCACACCTGCCGGCGCATCCTGTGCCAGCGCGCCGGCGCAAGGAGGCATCCGTGACCCGTTTCCTCTCCGCACGACCGGTGGCCGCCATGCTCGTGATCGGGATGCTGGGCGTTGCCGGCTGCGAGCGCAGCCAGCCCGGGCCCAAACCCATCTCAGGCACTGCCACGACCTCGTCCCCCGCCGTCGCTCCCTCCGTGCCGGCGGCCCCCAGCCCGCCAGGCCAGGCTCGCTGACGATCGATTCGTGGCAGTCGCTGCCCCGCCGTTACCGTCGGGGACGCCCGCAGCGTACCCGTTTCTGCGTACTGCGCCGTGCGTCGCCGGGGCGCGGCGCGGGCAGCGCGCCTACCGGTCTTCAGGACCCTGTGTTCCGGGGCGTGGTGTTCCCCACTGTTACGCCAATGCAAGGCTGATGTAACTCCGGTTTCAAACATGCAACCCGGTGCAGTGCGGCGGATGCGCCGCTGCCGGGGCGCGCTATCCCGCACCCCGCGTAGGTGTCAGGCGGCCATGCCGGCACATGCGCGCCCCCGGCCGGCGGTGGCGCTCGCCGCACGCGTTGCAACGGCGAAACCAAATGGTCCCGTGGCGCCGCCGCGGCCGCGCACGGCGCGGTCGGGCGGGCCGCAAACCCGCATGGCGCAAGCCTTTGCGGCCATTGGCACACTTGTCGCTCAGCATCCGCAGGGACGCCGTGCGCGTCCGGACCATCGACCAGCCACTACTGCGGAGAGAGACCAGCCATGCGTCAACCGCCTTCACGCATGACGGCGCGCCGGCGCTCATACCGGTTGGCGGGCCCCCCGCCTTCGGTGACTGACCTGCTTTCGCCGCCACTGCTGCCCTACCCGCGCGCGCGGGTCGAGCCGGCACCACTGGCCACGGCCAGCGCAACGTGCCCCGGCGGAGCGCGCCGGGCCAGGGGTCCGGCCTGCACGCGCGCGGCCTGCAGGCACCAGGCAGGAAGGCGGCGCGCCTGACGGGAAGCTGGTGCGGAATCAAGCGGGCATGCCGGCCGGCGTGTCCGCACGAATTTGTGCTCCGTCCCCCGGCGGGCACTTTTTTCCACAAGGAGGAGACGCCATGAAAGCCGCAAACCCCGCCGCAGGCGTGCTGGCCGCCCTGGCGGTCTTCTCGGCCCCTGCCGTGGCAGCCAGCTATGCCTGGTTCGATCGTCCCGACGACGCCAGCGCCAACAGCCATGCGGCGGTCAGCAATGACGTCTATGTGCGCGGCTTCGGCTGGGCCTGGGGCGAGCTGCATATGCAGCAGGACACCTCGCCAGGCGCGGGCGCACCTGCGGCGCCGCAAGGCGGCCGGCAGGCGCGCGACTACCCGGACCGGCGCGACGCGCCGCCGTGGCTGCAACGGGATGACAACGGCCCGCCGCGCATGCCGCGCGGCAAGATCAGCATGAACCTCGCGGCCGCCCCGGCGGATGGGGCCATTGGCGGAAGCGGGGCCGGCCAGCCCCGCGCGGTTGCGCGCTGACGTGCCAGCGGGCACGAGGAAAGGCGGAACCGGCGAGCGGACGTCGGCGGTTCCCCTTTCCTGTGGCGCGCTGCCTGGTGTGCAACGACATGGCACGCAAGCGCGGCGACCGGCGCCTGCGCAGCCACCCTTGCCGCTTACTCGCCGGCGGCGGGCTGGCTTTCCACGCGGATATTGTGCTTATGCATCAGCCGGTACAAGGTCACGCGCGACACGTTGAGTTCGCGCGCGGCCGGCACCACATGGAAGCCATGGCTGGCCATCACGTTGCGGATCGCCTCGCGCTCGGCCTCCTCGCGGATCGCGTCCAGGGTCTTGCGCGGCAGTTCGGCACCGCCGTGCAGCTGCAGGTCCTCGGCCGTGATCTTGCGGTTGTCGGTCATCACGATGGCGCGGCGCACGCGGTTGATCAGCTCGCGCACGTTGCCCGGCCACGCGTACTGCATCATGGCCTGGGTCGCGCATGCCGAGAAGCCGCGGATGCGCCGGTGCGCCTCGTGCCCGTGCTCGGCCAGCACG
This genomic interval from Cupriavidus oxalaticus contains the following:
- a CDS encoding TonB-dependent receptor family protein, translated to MQPAFRLTAGAIGAALLFALPAHAQTAATAPAAGSASAETTLNAVTVVGNWLENADETKVLEHPGARTIVDRETFQEAGANNVREVLRRVPGVQVQENNGTGGSDVSLNVGVRGLTARLSPRSTILMDGVPLAVAPYGQPQLSMAPLSLGNLESIDVVRGAGSVRYGPQNVGGIINFATRSIPQTFAADASVSTDLYSHGGNVKTNPTAFIGGTNDNGLGGALLYSGIHGNGYRESNDHVNIDDLLLKGNYRISKTDELSAAFHYYEGRAGMPGGLTPAQYAADPFQSVRPYDNFDGRRSDFSLKYSHNDNNRKFEVLTYYTDSFRGSNIEQQGTGASANLRRLTSAPRNYHTFAIEPRYSQLFRGENMSHEVSVGYRFLREASDEKASRTVFYTPGTIDPTTLPSPVYQSRTGGTTANAVYIDDTINVGSWTITPGLRYEFIRSYVSDNFTGARNDVSSNEPLPSLAVMYHVSDQWKLFANAGVSFGPLQYFQIAQTTNGLTPEKAKTYEIGTHFNSNGWGGELTLFNIDFDDELQLRGGTGGAPDAWTNLGATTHRGVESSLRYDFGALDKSLAGLSAYATYTFTEATYNQGNFAGRDLPFYSRHVATVGMRYARNRWAFNIDGYAQSKQHSPGDPSTSTTYQTAESANGALGDIPGYALLNMRLGYDFGKSAQNLKVAVGVKNLFDKRYFTRSTDNNAGKYVGMPRTFYIQASLAY
- a CDS encoding peptide chain release factor 3 — its product is MSSLVSEIARRRTFAIISHPDAGKTTLTEKLLWFGGAIQVAGEVRARKADRHATSDWMELEKQRGISVTSSVMQFPYGRGDANNSADGNAQENIVNLLDTPGHEDFSEDTYRTLTAVDSAVMVIDSVNGVEAQTIKLLNVCRLRDTPILTFINKLDREGRSPIELLDEIEDVLQIQCAPMTWPIGMGKQFRGVYHLIDDKVQLFDPKGEKGTAAILDGLDNPELDRILGSQADELRVEIELVRGASHTFDKEAFRAGKQTPVYFGSAINNFGVQSLLDALCELSPPPLARNTDTRVVEPNEGKFTGFVFKIQANMDPRHRDRIAFVRVCSGRFERGMKLLHVSAGKTVAINNAITFMAQDRNTTEEAYAGDIIGVPNHGTIRLGDVFTEGEPLKFTGIPSFAPEFFRRARLNNPLKVKQLQKGLQQLAEEGATQMFRPLVSNDLVLGAVGILQFDVVAHRLEHEYGVDAIFESHECATARWLKGSPAEIEKLIAKAGHNVALDGAGDHVYLAPSMVNLRLTQERFPELQFLETREIV
- a CDS encoding YihY/virulence factor BrkB family protein; this translates as MNDNTEHRPASSPRSAPPQPRSRRPHWLPDRHTGARTLRVVTAAVASWFDHRAASKGAALSFYMLFSLAPILVLVISIAGLFFGAEAARGEIFTQIEGLVGEQGATAIQQILAATHRAGGSGMAALIAMGILFVGATSAFAELKSSLDDIWHVPVPKTAGWQTLLRARLLSFSLVLVLAFMLLVSLIVNAALAVVERIWGQLWTQSWFAPVADVISTAFSFAVVTALFAVIFKMLPNARIAWRDVTMGAIITALLFSVGKRLIGLYLGNSAVASSYGAAGSVVALMLWIYYSAQIFFFGAELTRQYALQFGSLRGVPGMGGEGDGKGEGKPPAWPANR